In Cervus elaphus chromosome 5, mCerEla1.1, whole genome shotgun sequence, the following proteins share a genomic window:
- the ANAPC7 gene encoding anaphase-promoting complex subunit 7 isoform X2 codes for MKRELFSPSQKYQLLVYHADSLFHDKEYRNAVSKYTMALQQKKALSKTSKVRPSTGNSASTPQSQCLPSEIEVKYKMAECYTMLKQDKDAIAILDGIPSRQRTPKINMMLANLYKKAGQERPSVTSYKEVLRQCPLALDAILGLLSLSVKGAEVASMTMNVIQTVPNLDWLSVWIKAYAFVHVGDNARAINTICSLEKKSLLRDNVDLLGSLADLYFRAGDNKNSVLKFEQAQMLDPYLIKGMDVYGYLLAREGRLEDVENLGCRLFNISDQHAEPWVVSGCHSFYSKRYSRALYLGAKAIQLNSNSVQALLLKGAALRNMGRVQEAIIHFREAIRLAPCRLDCYEGLIECYLASNSIREAMVMANNVYKTLGANAQTLTLLATVCLEDPVTQEKAKTLLDKALTQRPDYIKAVVKKAELLSREQKYEDGIALLRNALANQSDCVLHRILGDFLVAVNEYQEAMDQYSIALSLDPNDQKSLEGMQKMEKEESPTDATQEEDVDDMEGSGEEGDLEGSDSEAAQWADQEQWFGMQ; via the exons ATGAAGCG tGAGTTATTCTCCCCATCTCAGAAGTACCAGCTTTTGGTGTATCATGCAGATTCTCTCTTTCATGATAAGGAGTATCGGAATGCTGTGAGTAAGTATACTATGGCTTTACAGCAGAAGAAAGCCCTAAGTAAAACTTCAAAAGTGAGACCTTCAACTGGAAATTCTGCATCCACTCCACAGAGTCAG TGTCTTCCATCTGAAATTgaagtaaaatacaaaatggcTGAATGTTATACAATGCTAAAACAAGATAAAGATGCCATTGCTATACTTGATGGGATCCCTTCAAGACAAAGAACTCCCAAA ATAAACATGATGTTGGCAAACCTGTACAAGAAGGCTGGTCAGGAGCGACCTTCAGTCACCAGCTATAAGGAAGTGCTGAGGCAGTGTCCATTAGCCCTTGATGCGATTCTAG GTTTGCTGTCTCTTTCTGTAAAAGGTGCAGAGGTGGCATCAATGACAATGAATGTGATCCAGACTGTGCCTAACTTGGATTGGCTTTCTGTGTGGATCAAAGCCTATGCTTTTGTGCATGTTGGTGACAATGCAAGAGCAATCAATACCATTTG ttcacTAGAGAAAAAGTCCTTGTTGAGAGATAACGTGGACCTACTGGGAAGCTTAGCAGATCTGTACTTCAGAGCTGGAGACAATAAAAACTCTGTCCTCAAGTTTGAACAGGCACAGATGTTGGATCCGTATCTGATAAAAG GAATGGATGTGTATGGCTACCTCCTGGCACGAGAAGGGCGGCTGGAGGATGTGGAGAACCTTGGCTGCCgcctttttaatatttctgaccAACATGCAGAACCCTGGGTGGTCTCTGG GTGTCACAGCTTCTATAGCAAACGCTATTCTCGAGCCCTCTATTTAGGAGCCAAGGCCATTCAGCTGAACAGTAACAGTGTTCAAGCTTTGCTACTTAAGGGAGCAGCACTTAGAAACATGGGCAGAGTCCAGGAAGCAATAATCCACTTTCGGGAGGCTATACGTCTTGCACCTTGTCGCTTAGATTGTTATGAAG GTCTCATCGAATGTTACTTAGCCTCCAACAGTATTCGTGAAGCAATGGTAATGGCTAACAATGTTTACAAAACTCTAGGAGCAAATGCACAGACCCTTACCCTTTTAGCCACTGTTTGTCTTGAAGACCCGGTGACACAGGAGAAAGCCAAAACCTTATTAGATAAAGCCCTGACCCAAAGGCCGGATTACATTAAGGCTGTGGTGAAAAAAGCAGAACTACTTA gCAGAGAACAGAAATATGAAGATGGAATTGCTTTGTTGAGGAATGCACTAGCTAATCAGAGTGACTGTGTCCTGCATCGGATCCTAGGAGATTTCCTTGTAGCTGTCAATGAGTATCAGGAAGCAATGGACCAGTATAGTATAGCACTAAG TTTGGACCCCAATGACCAGAAGTCTCTAGAGGGGatgcagaagatggagaaggaggagagTCCCACGGATGCCACTCAGGAGGAGGATGTGGACGACATggaagggagtggggaagaaGGGGACCTGGAGGGCAGCGACAGTGAGGCGGCCCAGTGGGCTGACCAGGAGCAGTGGTTCGGCATGCAGTGA
- the ANAPC7 gene encoding anaphase-promoting complex subunit 7 isoform X1 codes for MNVIDHVRDMAAAGLHSNVRLLSSLLLTMSNNNPELFSPSQKYQLLVYHADSLFHDKEYRNAVSKYTMALQQKKALSKTSKVRPSTGNSASTPQSQCLPSEIEVKYKMAECYTMLKQDKDAIAILDGIPSRQRTPKINMMLANLYKKAGQERPSVTSYKEVLRQCPLALDAILGLLSLSVKGAEVASMTMNVIQTVPNLDWLSVWIKAYAFVHVGDNARAINTICSLEKKSLLRDNVDLLGSLADLYFRAGDNKNSVLKFEQAQMLDPYLIKGMDVYGYLLAREGRLEDVENLGCRLFNISDQHAEPWVVSGCHSFYSKRYSRALYLGAKAIQLNSNSVQALLLKGAALRNMGRVQEAIIHFREAIRLAPCRLDCYEGLIECYLASNSIREAMVMANNVYKTLGANAQTLTLLATVCLEDPVTQEKAKTLLDKALTQRPDYIKAVVKKAELLSREQKYEDGIALLRNALANQSDCVLHRILGDFLVAVNEYQEAMDQYSIALSLDPNDQKSLEGMQKMEKEESPTDATQEEDVDDMEGSGEEGDLEGSDSEAAQWADQEQWFGMQ; via the exons ATGAATGTGATAGACCATGTGCGAGACATGGCGGCCGCGGGGCTGCACTCCAACGTGCGGCTCCTGAGCAGCTTGTTACTTACAATGAGTAATAACAACCC tGAGTTATTCTCCCCATCTCAGAAGTACCAGCTTTTGGTGTATCATGCAGATTCTCTCTTTCATGATAAGGAGTATCGGAATGCTGTGAGTAAGTATACTATGGCTTTACAGCAGAAGAAAGCCCTAAGTAAAACTTCAAAAGTGAGACCTTCAACTGGAAATTCTGCATCCACTCCACAGAGTCAG TGTCTTCCATCTGAAATTgaagtaaaatacaaaatggcTGAATGTTATACAATGCTAAAACAAGATAAAGATGCCATTGCTATACTTGATGGGATCCCTTCAAGACAAAGAACTCCCAAA ATAAACATGATGTTGGCAAACCTGTACAAGAAGGCTGGTCAGGAGCGACCTTCAGTCACCAGCTATAAGGAAGTGCTGAGGCAGTGTCCATTAGCCCTTGATGCGATTCTAG GTTTGCTGTCTCTTTCTGTAAAAGGTGCAGAGGTGGCATCAATGACAATGAATGTGATCCAGACTGTGCCTAACTTGGATTGGCTTTCTGTGTGGATCAAAGCCTATGCTTTTGTGCATGTTGGTGACAATGCAAGAGCAATCAATACCATTTG ttcacTAGAGAAAAAGTCCTTGTTGAGAGATAACGTGGACCTACTGGGAAGCTTAGCAGATCTGTACTTCAGAGCTGGAGACAATAAAAACTCTGTCCTCAAGTTTGAACAGGCACAGATGTTGGATCCGTATCTGATAAAAG GAATGGATGTGTATGGCTACCTCCTGGCACGAGAAGGGCGGCTGGAGGATGTGGAGAACCTTGGCTGCCgcctttttaatatttctgaccAACATGCAGAACCCTGGGTGGTCTCTGG GTGTCACAGCTTCTATAGCAAACGCTATTCTCGAGCCCTCTATTTAGGAGCCAAGGCCATTCAGCTGAACAGTAACAGTGTTCAAGCTTTGCTACTTAAGGGAGCAGCACTTAGAAACATGGGCAGAGTCCAGGAAGCAATAATCCACTTTCGGGAGGCTATACGTCTTGCACCTTGTCGCTTAGATTGTTATGAAG GTCTCATCGAATGTTACTTAGCCTCCAACAGTATTCGTGAAGCAATGGTAATGGCTAACAATGTTTACAAAACTCTAGGAGCAAATGCACAGACCCTTACCCTTTTAGCCACTGTTTGTCTTGAAGACCCGGTGACACAGGAGAAAGCCAAAACCTTATTAGATAAAGCCCTGACCCAAAGGCCGGATTACATTAAGGCTGTGGTGAAAAAAGCAGAACTACTTA gCAGAGAACAGAAATATGAAGATGGAATTGCTTTGTTGAGGAATGCACTAGCTAATCAGAGTGACTGTGTCCTGCATCGGATCCTAGGAGATTTCCTTGTAGCTGTCAATGAGTATCAGGAAGCAATGGACCAGTATAGTATAGCACTAAG TTTGGACCCCAATGACCAGAAGTCTCTAGAGGGGatgcagaagatggagaaggaggagagTCCCACGGATGCCACTCAGGAGGAGGATGTGGACGACATggaagggagtggggaagaaGGGGACCTGGAGGGCAGCGACAGTGAGGCGGCCCAGTGGGCTGACCAGGAGCAGTGGTTCGGCATGCAGTGA
- the ANAPC7 gene encoding anaphase-promoting complex subunit 7 isoform X3, with the protein MMLANLYKKAGQERPSVTSYKEVLRQCPLALDAILGLLSLSVKGAEVASMTMNVIQTVPNLDWLSVWIKAYAFVHVGDNARAINTICSLEKKSLLRDNVDLLGSLADLYFRAGDNKNSVLKFEQAQMLDPYLIKGMDVYGYLLAREGRLEDVENLGCRLFNISDQHAEPWVVSGCHSFYSKRYSRALYLGAKAIQLNSNSVQALLLKGAALRNMGRVQEAIIHFREAIRLAPCRLDCYEGLIECYLASNSIREAMVMANNVYKTLGANAQTLTLLATVCLEDPVTQEKAKTLLDKALTQRPDYIKAVVKKAELLSREQKYEDGIALLRNALANQSDCVLHRILGDFLVAVNEYQEAMDQYSIALSLDPNDQKSLEGMQKMEKEESPTDATQEEDVDDMEGSGEEGDLEGSDSEAAQWADQEQWFGMQ; encoded by the exons ATGATGTTGGCAAACCTGTACAAGAAGGCTGGTCAGGAGCGACCTTCAGTCACCAGCTATAAGGAAGTGCTGAGGCAGTGTCCATTAGCCCTTGATGCGATTCTAG GTTTGCTGTCTCTTTCTGTAAAAGGTGCAGAGGTGGCATCAATGACAATGAATGTGATCCAGACTGTGCCTAACTTGGATTGGCTTTCTGTGTGGATCAAAGCCTATGCTTTTGTGCATGTTGGTGACAATGCAAGAGCAATCAATACCATTTG ttcacTAGAGAAAAAGTCCTTGTTGAGAGATAACGTGGACCTACTGGGAAGCTTAGCAGATCTGTACTTCAGAGCTGGAGACAATAAAAACTCTGTCCTCAAGTTTGAACAGGCACAGATGTTGGATCCGTATCTGATAAAAG GAATGGATGTGTATGGCTACCTCCTGGCACGAGAAGGGCGGCTGGAGGATGTGGAGAACCTTGGCTGCCgcctttttaatatttctgaccAACATGCAGAACCCTGGGTGGTCTCTGG GTGTCACAGCTTCTATAGCAAACGCTATTCTCGAGCCCTCTATTTAGGAGCCAAGGCCATTCAGCTGAACAGTAACAGTGTTCAAGCTTTGCTACTTAAGGGAGCAGCACTTAGAAACATGGGCAGAGTCCAGGAAGCAATAATCCACTTTCGGGAGGCTATACGTCTTGCACCTTGTCGCTTAGATTGTTATGAAG GTCTCATCGAATGTTACTTAGCCTCCAACAGTATTCGTGAAGCAATGGTAATGGCTAACAATGTTTACAAAACTCTAGGAGCAAATGCACAGACCCTTACCCTTTTAGCCACTGTTTGTCTTGAAGACCCGGTGACACAGGAGAAAGCCAAAACCTTATTAGATAAAGCCCTGACCCAAAGGCCGGATTACATTAAGGCTGTGGTGAAAAAAGCAGAACTACTTA gCAGAGAACAGAAATATGAAGATGGAATTGCTTTGTTGAGGAATGCACTAGCTAATCAGAGTGACTGTGTCCTGCATCGGATCCTAGGAGATTTCCTTGTAGCTGTCAATGAGTATCAGGAAGCAATGGACCAGTATAGTATAGCACTAAG TTTGGACCCCAATGACCAGAAGTCTCTAGAGGGGatgcagaagatggagaaggaggagagTCCCACGGATGCCACTCAGGAGGAGGATGTGGACGACATggaagggagtggggaagaaGGGGACCTGGAGGGCAGCGACAGTGAGGCGGCCCAGTGGGCTGACCAGGAGCAGTGGTTCGGCATGCAGTGA